The Periophthalmus magnuspinnatus isolate fPerMag1 chromosome 10, fPerMag1.2.pri, whole genome shotgun sequence genome segment ACAATTAGACTATTTACAGGTCGTATTATTTACAGGGACAGCTCTTCCAGGGCTTCCAATACACCCTCATAGCTTCCCAgagattttttccccattttcatctcaactaaaatgttcaaaaggtGACcacaaactgtacaaaatgagacttcttaggaaaaaaaaagagttcCGTTTTAGGTTTTATAAAACACTACAGGAGCTAAATACATTGAAACTTGTTTAAAACAGCGGCTCAAACATGGTGGAGGTGGTGGCTCGCGtccaaatgatttaaatgtacaTGTTAAGTTCTCATTGAATAAGGTCGCACCCCCaaagctcctccaaccaaaaatgtttgGCACCGCCCCTGAGTACTTGGCCTAGAAATTCTCATAATgcttaaacttttatttatgcaCAATTGTTCTGTGGTTACATGAGAGATAAACGACAGCCACATAACAGATTTGGatcagttgtgttttatttgattttattttagtttgaaggaaataaatgctgttttctgtttgtgcacTGGTATTGGTTTATATTGAGCATCAGCAGCTATAACATCGAAACTGGTTTTGGAACTGAAATATCCGGACAGGAGGAATATAGCAACGGAAGAGACAATAGTGGTAATTACAGTAATGCACAACAGAGTGTTACAGTATGAGTACATATAGAGTAACAAAGTCATCTGTAGATACTTGTATTTGTTGGTGGAAACTATAAAAAAGCAGAGTGAGTCCTGACTTATCCAACAGCAGCAGTGTGTTGTTAAACTAatttaatattgtgttttgtgaaATCTGCCCTGTTAAAAACCCTCCTACAGGGCAGTGTTGCAAATTAACCTTGACTGTACACACTGTGGTTCCTGTATCAGattactgtgttaaaatgtttgttgtgcctgtccctatcaaataaacaaaccaaactaaacaaaaaaaaaagaaaaattgatAAATAAAAGATCTGCGTGCATTACAGTTTGCAACTACTGTAACTGTAATCACTAATAAACTtcagacatttatttttaatgaactTGATAATCAgtattttcaatgtattttaatatattttattgtagcaaaagtaaaaatttaattcaagctaactacactgaagctaatatttcagtttgtttacagtttgtgtttgttatcTGGGTGTATTGAGCTAAACTAAGTGTGATCTGTGTCTGAGTCATagtttgcataatcgttcaggctcctaatggatgctctcacatctagcactattgttttctttgttttaatttaggTCTGTGGATTTCTAAGGCCtcaattcctgctcaaagatgAAATGTCACTTCTAACAAAAAACGCCTCTTTAACTTCCCActcaaataatttattttctttggctaatatctcagtatcttcaaaggagtggttagtgtgtTTCAGATGGATATGCACAGCAGATTGGTGTCCTGAGCTCCTCTTGTGATGCTGTTCGTACATTCTCTgcggctgttttgtttctccaatataaatgtatagtaattattctaaaaataacacaacaattACATGTCTAGTAATCATTTCAAATCAAGTTGTTCTgcttaaataaagaataatcaaaaataaataaaacaacaaataacttTACTCTAGTCCAGTGTGTCCTTAGCACTTCCCAGAGCACCGTCCTGCACACTTCCCAACACAGTCTGAAAAAAAAGTGCCATTCCCTCCACTTCAGTTGTACTTAAGGACAAAGTGGCCATTCATTTCTGCAAAAGCTCGGACGACCGGCTGAGTCCCTGCAGCACGCCGCTGATatattaaacacacacaaaagagaATCAAAGAGAGTCATTTTAAAGTCACAAAAGCAAATGACTCTAATTTTCCACACTGCCTTGCCTCATCGGGCTACAGACAGGCCAGTAAGATCTGTGATTTTGGAGCACTTTGTTCGTTCGTTGTGATTCACCCGACAGCAGTCTGTAAAGTGCAGATGGAGAGGAATTATTGGGTGGATTTCTGAAGCTTGTGACAGAGCGCAAATCTGGGACTCAGTGACTCAACTTGGACTAgattaaaatgcataaatgaaCCATATTTCCTGTCTGTGCAGCAGTGAGCTAACGTTCACTGTGGATTTTTAATGAAGCAGTGAAACACATCATTATTGTTCCCTAGAAtacttttaaaggtcccatattacgttattttatgatctatgttatgtttcctcatcaaaaacagacctggagttgtgttcagtttcattcacacatgtctaacgcacaaatcctgcatattgagctcttctctcaaacagaaaccactttgttccaccttgtgatgtcatgtaatacaggaagtgctccactgtgtttataactccacacaccttcactagaatcatttggatgatttcagacctggaataagccatctctactgaactaaaggttaaaagtaACTTGGAAACTAACAtctcacttcatgacatcacaaggtggaacagagcattttgagctttggagatgtacagactaataataaagcgttactcaaacgtgtgaatgaaacaaaactcaactccaggtttgtttttgatgaggtaacaacattataacatataataaagctcacaagagtcaattttgtgtaatatagaacctttaaagtgcatataacacTTTATTTCTATCCAAAATCTAgggacatttttctgacattctttcatttgtattagtctaattataCTTGaccttgttaacattattgtCGCTTTGTCATTTGTCGTCTGCTGCCTTCGTCCAATCtcaaagtaaaatgataaactttataaagaaaataggcaagatttttttAGTAAAACCTTAAATGTATTCAACTTTTTccacaaaaaacagactaaaatcaaaaaatgctgtttttcttgttttgcctggactagggcctcctcctgcttgtttccatggaaatgttcctttggctataatattcatCGTTTtccctttgaaacctttagatacacACTTTCACTCAGCCTTTTCATTTCAGGGGATGAATAAAAACCCATCACtctacactctatgaaaaagtaggttggccatcacgATCTGCTAGAAGAAAACAACACGGTTTAAACTAAGGGACTACTGGAAAGATCGCCTTGGAAAGAACGTCTCACTTGTTTTTGAACATTgttacgggaacttttaatacaagatttcATGATTATCTATGttaaaaactggctgcactagaacttTAATTGGAAAAAAgtctttggttattttgcttctcaGAGAGTAACACATTTCAAGGATGTACAAAACTGGAAAACGTTGGTACCGCTAATacagtttaataatctggtgatgaaCATTTATAATCTCACAtctctttaatgttttaaacggacctatgcagtttgtgttttggttgttttgttcGGTATTTTAACAGAGCGCAGTGATAAAGAGAGTTTGGTATTCTCATTGGACTCGCTGtataaacaaagataaatgaaaatgtaaatgaatataACTGTTCATTATGTTAAcgatgttttagtgaaatgaatcTAACCTCTCGCTGATCTCTAAGGCTCTCTGCTGTCAACAGTTGAATGCTGATGTAATGAAGGATCTATATAAAACTTTCTATTTAACCAGACAGCTACTTAAGCCATAAATCTCTTTCTTTCAGCTCTTTGTAAACCTGTTCAAAGACGTCTTTTCTACCTTTGTAACACTGAAAATGAAGATTGtacaaagtatgtttttgtgtgaaagGTGTTTGAAGAAGTCAAAGGCAGATTAAGGGAAAACATCATCTGACTATTATTTCTGACTTTTAAGAACCTTCAAATTCACAACTTTAATCACGGACAAAAGGTGTTCAGGTAGTGTTCAGGTTTCAGACGATGTCACAAGATTCTTCAGgccatttaagacaaaaacgcagctaaaatgaatattgttcatATATAGATTTGTATTCTGGGGTCCCGGGGTTTAATCTCCAGAAAAAGTTGAAGAATTAGCCGTAAAAATCAGATatcagcaagaaaaaaaaaatactagagTAAAAATGTAcggttaaaaatgtacttaatgagaaaaagtaaagtatttggctcaattttgaggtctaataaagaacaacagaaacatttgaattttgtatttatttttttttgctcaaactacaaatgcgtaaaaaaaaatctgacttttcagcaggtctcaaacaataataagaaatactttatccaaaaaatacttttcagtccagttaaaaaatgtagaggAGTGCTGctctagtaaaagtaaaacatatccactGTCAAACTGTCTTAACTCTAAAGCGTCGGACGCTATcgccgccgatagactcgcggttgtggactttccttTACCGTAACTCcccaaccaattgtgcttcatgtaaattcaaacggcgtctcaaagcagagacatgaggctctttaaatatgttactgtcattacggtaatgtgcttacaatgtccctcgaagacgaccaatcagaacgcagGTGCCGCCGGGATTTTCTCAGCCAGTTATtcaatgcgtcaaaggaaaaatacagatggatatgtaaaatagaggtagttgtgtgaaaaaagacaaaagtacatgctgatacctcctttaacatgatttgtatggctaaaaaataaaaaaatctctataatgtgctcagtccttaaagggttaagcaCTTTTATAGTaatgtactttactacttttacttcattatgttccacaaatgataatagaaatgatcaggttcaacatttgtgcatttgtctTTGGGATATTTCAATGGAAAGAACAATTCAACCAAAATAGAAATCAGGCTCTTGTCCtgatctgggagtatgacatcccTCACATTCGAAAATCAGAAAGTTGTGTGTGTAGCGTAGCTTTGTGTGGTACTGCATGTGTCCAAGGACAAACCCCCTCCTACTGAAACTGACCTGACCTTCCTCATGTATCCTGCAGGTACATAGCGATCGTCCACCCCACGTCAGAGCGCAGGACCATCCAGTGGACCATCATCATAAACCTGCTGGTGTGGGTGGGCAGTTTCCTCCTCACCGTCCCCGTCATGCTCTACGCCAAAGTGGAGAAACGCCAAACCATGGAGGTGTGCATGATGTACCTGGACGGGCCCGAGGATATGTACTGGTACACGCTTTACCAGTCCATCCTGGGCTTCATCATCCCCCTCATCATCATCAGCACATTCTACTCGCTCACCTTGTACCACGTCTTCAGCTCCGTGCGGCGAGTCAAACGCAAGAAGTCGGTTTGGGCCAAAAGAGCCACCAAAATGGTCCTCATGGTCATCGccttgtttcttatttgctgGTCGCCTTATCACGTGATTCAAGTGATCAATTTGAGCAACAACACCCCAACTGTGTCGTTCATTTATGCCTATAACATAAGTATTTGTCTGAGTTATTCACACAGTTGTATTAATCCGCTCATGTTGTTGATTTTTGCCCAAAATTACCGGGAGCGACTCTGCAAGAGGAACGCCCTGCACAGCTCCCAGCAGTCGTCCAAAGTCACAGTGGTCAAAATGGACGGCTCGAGTACGACCAATGACCCCAACTATCGCTGCACGGTGATATGACCCTTGACAACTttgacaaaaaagacaaaatgttcaACAACTGCTCAATCAAACTATACCGGAAGCCTCGGCGTACATGTCCGTGTACACTGGACATGCCGTGTATGTTTGATCTGGAAAAACTGAGggaattttaactttttatcgTGAAATGTTTATGAAGATTCAAGGAACTTTTGCGACCCTTATTggcaagaaaataaaaacatgctggTCAGTGTCTATTTGCAGTGATCTCTGTAAAAAAAGgagcattttaaaggtgcatttttgtatcttttctGCTTGTGCTCACTGATAttttagctttgcctggaatattccacagtacggtcGCCCACTCGCAGTAAAACCTGTaacctgatctgtaacttgccctggtggCATCTCCTGCTTGTCCCCCATCGGCATAGATAAAGTTTAAAACCATACTCAATAAGATCTTGCTTTGCCTTATTGAGGTGGCTTGAACAAAAATGTCTGTcagataatatttagtttgttgaAGCGTTTAAAACCCAGGTTGAAATCTCTCCACTGATTTGAGCGGTCGATTTGTAGTTAACGTAAGTCTCATGACATCTGGGTCAGTGAGTTTCAAGTAAGTGGGCCAAACAGGAGTAGATAGTGAATCACTGGCTTTGTCTGCTGTAGAGTCACTGTCTGCACTTGTGCTGCGCCTGTAGTGCTCCGACAGTGACCAGCATTTGATGTGGAAACCAAAAATGCCACAAAGGGTTAGACTTTTAAGACATGTATTTATACTCTTCTATTCACTAAAGCTGTCGTATCCAAATACTACACGGAATCAATATCATTTTGTATGAAGTAGTTTTGTTTTCACGCCCTGGTTggtgcaaaatatatatttaaatcagCTTTTATACATCAAATGATTTTCCTTTccctactacctactactaaaGTGTCTCTAACTCTAAAAATGTGCCTCAGAATATGCAGTAATTACTACACAGAACACTGTAAccctattttgtttttatagcaGATGTCCTTCCTGACAGAACCATCTTTATTAAGTCGACTGTAGCCATCGTAAATGTTATTGTTTGAGACTGATGTATTTGTTGCTTGATACACAgggtttttttgcattttccacGGACAATGAATCTTGAACAAAAGGcatgacattttttttcaaacctgTAAAGACTTAAATACACAATGCGGAATGATTTGTTACTCCAGAAGTAGGAGGAATTCAGAGTTTTGACTCATTTCGGCTTTAAATCATCATGAGAAGTGTCCGCTCTGATGCATTGTCCTCTGAGGGTGAATTTGATCATTGTAAAAAAAGACTTTGGAGTAAAGTGTTTGTCCCTGGTGGTTGGTGAATCACACGGCCTAGAGATCCAGGCCACCGTGTTCTTTAAGACACTTTTCCATTGCTTTGTTGCCACTGAGACAAGAGGCTATTAAACCTCAGACACACAAGTGCAAGTCTGACCTCAGGAGACGACGTTAACATCACCTCTCGGGTCACATGAGGTGGAAGCGTCTCTAAAGATAAATGGATTTTGGTCATACTTTTACAAGCGCTTTGTTATTTGCTACCTGGTTGTCTCCGTGggtattactttgcctgaaaattccacagtatggcattaaattcatacggcaaatggtaaatggtcacgtttttagcAAGCGCTGTTCCATATTCAAGGCgttcaaagcgttttacatgaaggaaccactcgcccattcacacgcagacactgggggtgaagtgggttaagtgtcttgctcaaggacacaacaataacattcacctgtgggagctaaaatcgcactgccaaccttcagatcagtgaacaaacgccCTACAAACAGGTCTGATCTGCGAGAGATGGACCTACTCGCACTAAGaaggtttttttctttctgtctctgaggcttttaagaccaaaaacaactgaataaatgcaaggtagatacatttaaagccatacagcggaactttccaggtaaaaaacatgcagaaaagCAGGTGCCAGGACCTCGCGCCCCCACCTTAAAAGTTATTGCGTGTTTTAAAGTTATCATCTACTATTTCTGCGACATAGAGTAGATTTGTAAATGTTTCcctagttgtattttttttctgaaacctgcaaaatatgaattaactttGGACGATTTAAAACCACGTGTGTTTAGATATTGAGTTGTTTTCTTACTTTTACCTAACAAATTGCTTTAAGATAAGGATATATTTGCATTACGAGCTGTTAAAGTGTTTATTAAAAGGGTTTCACTGCCTCACTGGAGCACATGCGGTGTATTGTGCTacactgtgtactctgtgttgTCTTTATCGTCACTACAATGTACCTTCTGTGCTTTCCCCTCGCTGTGCGGATAGAAGATCGTCCAActcgtagactgtataaagaagtggactaagcgagtgtgacatcacccacggcgttcggctccagttgaACGAAGCCTGTCGAGGTTAGCGGTCTTGAGAGCCGAGTTTCTTATTAAGAATTAGGAATATTagaaaaaagccaatcaggatCGACCGCAGGagtgtagaacgggttaatacgaacattttaagaccaaaatgacgagtctgacagcagcagttacagagagaggagccacagattttcaatagaaagtgaattgaagccagagtcgatggagctggacgtGCACCCACTTCCtgcgctcacttcctgtttggaacgtggcagctagcgggttagctatgtccatttatatatacagtctatgcacaaAGATGCCCAAAGTGTttcttatttcattattattattgttgtattcTATGTGAGTTTTACAAGTGATGTTTTCAAAGTGGTGAatcatttctgtgtaaaataaTTCACAGTTAATCTATGGAGCACATGCAGTTTGCATCTGACACTGTTTGACTTTTCATTTAATTGGTTTTCAGACTGTGATATCTCTGAGTTGATACACAGGCTTAATTAAAATGGAATTATTGCAATGATATGAaatttataaaactttaaaatgatgatgaactttaactttactctttagtttagttttgatttacaTTCAGTGTCCCTGGGATACAGAACGCAAACTTCTTcgatactttacgaagatgtgagtctggtcgcCGGTGAATCttctctgttttcaaatgggcgtgattgacaggtggaacagccaatcagggacgctCATGGCTTGTTCGTGttagaaataataaaggaaaaaaaaataggacAAGGGGCAAAAAACAtgatggatttctgcagaaccaACAAGCGAAACACTATTAATCCAACGTGAgataaatgtcattttaattgtaaatcgtacgcgaccaatgagctcctttgtttcacacgtgtcactgaaaaaaacaacacagatctGATTGGGCGATCACGTTTTACCGAGGCCGCAGAGGGCATGGGAACCAGATTGATATTGAtctgtttaaaaacatagagaGGATTTGCCAGTCAGATATTCAGCAGGTCAGGGGTCTCCAAACTTTTTCTCCGGAGATTTACTTTTACAAAATGGAAAATGGTGGTTAGCGGTTACAGGAAATGAATAATGTAAACAGCTAGCCTTAGATGGGTCAGTTAGatggttaaaaacatgaatcattATGTTAGTGTATAAAGTCAGGCTTCAAAAGTATAAAGGAGGAACGTGACGCATCAAATTTGAATGATTCAGTGCCATATGTATCGTTtctaaatcaatcaatcaacgtttatttatagagcgctttacaacactcaaggtgaccaaagtgctttccagtaaaatcaaattaaaaacaagttaaaatcacactaaaacattaaaataggagaataaaataaactacattaatacaaaaaatatataaataatgataatgtgtcacaacattactaagtgttgaaagccagtctgaataaatatgttttaagcctggattaaAAAAGACCAAAGTCAATAATGGTGCACATATCaggaggcagtttgttccagagGCCCGATCACCCCCGATTTGGATTTCGGACCACCAACAGTTCGGCCAGGTAGTGCGGggcgaggccattaagaactttacacacaaaaagtaaaataagtaagtaaatctCATTGGGGGCTACAAGGAATGGTGCGGAGAGCTACGGTTAGCACACAAGCTACAAGCCGAAGAGTCCTGCGCTATCAGCCTGTATTTGGTCCTAATTCTTTGGTTACTACACTGTTTTCTATATATAAGTATCTGTATTAGTATGATgcaaaagtttaaaagtgttttcAAAAGCGACCTTTGTTTTGCGTGATAGTTGAGATGAGAAATTCAGCCCGACTTAACCCACCATATTAACATCCCGGTCGCATTTCACATTTGAATAAGCCGTTGATGCAATGGTAATGGCTGAAATTGATTGAGTTTTCCCTTTGACATATCAAAAATGTGACTGCAGCCTTCATATGATGTTTGTGAGGGAAAACAGAACAGTGCCGTTCATTTATCAGGTTCtgcctaaaaataaaaacagggacATTTTGTTGGTGAAAGGCATTTTCCTCATCTTCCGCATCTCGTTACAGAGAACAAGTTAACTCAATCACCACTGGCCTCATGCAGCATGTGTCTAAGCCAAGGCCTTCAAACTAGTTTAATTAAGATAGCACGGCCAGGGAAACACAACATTGGCTTGGAAAAAAAGATTTGGCTACATTTTTCTGCAAACCAAGTTAACAGTTTAAACCgtgcatatttgttttggtggatttttcatttggaccGATTAAACGACTTGAATCTAAATCTGTTCCAGCGTTATTTCTTTGGCGTTTTCAGTCTTCAGTTCGAGAACTACAAAGGCCaggacacatttttattgacTTGTTTTgcttatttagaaaaaaaaaggtttagatTTGCaatagatttgtttattttaccatttcgCCAAGTCATTTGTTTCTCATTATTTGCAAATGCAGATGGAAAATAGAACAAGAAAGTGCGGTCAACATGAGCGCTTTAATCAAAAACTAGTTTGTCCAAGGCTCACATAaccttgtcgccatggagacgagcagacggCAGAGCTCCGTGAAGTTTCACGCATTTTTAGGAATAAACAATGGATTATTATACAGGATGTGGCTGAGGGAAAGTTAGTTTTGGCATTTTGTACGCATACTTTTGCATTTTGGACTTATTAATACACAACTGAAATGACGGATACAGATAAAGGCTCAATATTACGCAGTTTCCTCCAAGTGATTACAACGCCATATTGAATAGATAGTCCTTATAAATCCTCAAAATATCCAATCGTCCAATCAAATCATCTCTTGTAATCTCTTGGTTTgtagaaatgtgcaaaataaatgttgtaAACTTGGGTTGTACTTccatatttcttttaaatccAAGGACTCCACCGTTGCCAAACACCTGCGAGGATCAGCTGAAGACAatcaaaaaacactttatatttttcCAGATAACCTTCAATACCTCCCTGATGATATAAACTGCAAATGAAAACATG includes the following:
- the LOC117377888 gene encoding melanin-concentrating hormone receptor 2, with amino-acid sequence MNDTEIFCKNNQTENLTDSPCPIPSPYSYIDITTFMHIFPSIYGILCSVGVIANGLVIYAVAACKKKMVSDIYVLNLAIADMLFLLVMPFNIHQLVRDRQWVFGNFMCKAVVVVDVSNQFTTVGIVTVLCIDRYIAIVHPTSERRTIQWTIIINLLVWVGSFLLTVPVMLYAKVEKRQTMEVCMMYLDGPEDMYWYTLYQSILGFIIPLIIISTFYSLTLYHVFSSVRRVKRKKSVWAKRATKMVLMVIALFLICWSPYHVIQVINLSNNTPTVSFIYAYNISICLSYSHSCINPLMLLIFAQNYRERLCKRNALHSSQQSSKVTVVKMDGSSTTNDPNYRCTVI